A region of the Nitrospirota bacterium genome:
TCCCGGTGGTCTCCCCCCGACGGTACATGCTGAGGGCGTGAGGGTAATGGGGCAGCGCCCGGTGGGATATCTCAAGCAGAACGCCGCTTCCCCGGGCCATCTCGAGCATATGCCCGAGGATGCCGAAGCCGGTGACGTCCGTGCAGGCGTGGACCTCCGCGTGGGCGAGGGCCGTCTGGAGGGCGGGCCCGTTCAGGGCAGCCGCCTGGCGAAGAGCGGGCAGGAGCTCGTCGTCCCTGAGCTTGCCCGAGCGGCGGGCGTTGAAGAGCACACCCGTGCCCAGGGGCTTGGTGAGCACCAGGGCATCTCCCGGCCGGGCCCCGCAGGTGGTCAGGATGCGCCCGGGGTGGACCACGCCGGTGACGGCCAGGCCGTACTTGGGCTCCTCGTCGTCCACCGAATGCCCTCCGGCCATGGAGGCGCCCGCCTCGCGGACCTTCTCGTGCCCGCCGCGGAGGATTTCGCGCAGGACCTCCATGCCGAGCTTCTTGTGGGGATACATCAGCAGGTTCAGGGCCGTCAGGGGCCGTCCCCCCATGG
Encoded here:
- the selD gene encoding selenide, water dikinase SelD — protein: MLIGKKKTLTGLARTCGUAAKIGPSDLMDALAPLEPSGDPNLLVGFGTCDDAAVYRISEEAALISTADFITPPVDDPYWFGQVAAANALSDVYAMGGRPLTALNLLMYPHKKLGMEVLREILRGGHEKVREAGASMAGGHSVDDEEPKYGLAVTGVVHPGRILTTCGARPGDALVLTKPLGTGVLFNARRSGKLRDDELLPALRQAAALNGPALQTALAHAEVHACTDVTGFGILGHMLEMARGSGVLLEISHRALPHYPHALSMYRRGETTGSNRTNRQYVEEALEMRTRLTGEEEEILYDPQTSGGLLFAVPAPEAPGLVEKLRASGAPHAAQVASVREYKEGPSLVVV